A single genomic interval of Flavobacterium sp. N2820 harbors:
- a CDS encoding O-acetylhomoserine aminocarboxypropyltransferase/cysteine synthase family protein, giving the protein MSTHKFATNALHAGHDVTKNGGTRAVPIYQTTSYVFKNSDHAANLFGLAEAGFIYTRLNNPTNDILEQRLAKLEGGIGAVVTASGTAAISTALLTLLKAGDHIVASNSLYGGTYNLLNVTLPRLGITTTFVDPSNPENFLNAAQENTRVFFAESLGNPKLDVLDLKAISKAAQTYKVPFIVDNTVVTPFLLNPIEHGANIVIHSLTKYIGGNGTSLGGVIIDAGNFDWSNGKFPEFTEPSAGYHGLKYYEVLGAASFIAKVRIEGLRDLGAALSPFNAFQIIQGLETLAIRIKKHSENALELAKWLQKRSEVAWVNYPGLISSKYYNLAQQYLPEGQSGIVTFGLKGGYEAAKKVADDTQFFSLLANIGDTKSLIIHPASTTHQQLSEEQQIATGVTKDLIRLSVGLEDIEDLKADLQSVFEKLPVQNLV; this is encoded by the coding sequence ATGAGTACACATAAATTTGCAACAAACGCACTACACGCAGGACACGACGTAACTAAAAATGGTGGAACAAGGGCAGTTCCAATTTACCAAACTACTTCCTACGTTTTCAAAAATTCAGATCATGCAGCCAATCTTTTCGGTTTAGCTGAAGCGGGTTTTATTTACACACGATTAAATAATCCAACAAACGATATCTTAGAACAACGTTTAGCCAAATTAGAAGGCGGAATTGGAGCTGTCGTAACCGCTTCAGGAACCGCAGCAATCTCTACTGCTTTGTTAACTTTATTAAAAGCAGGCGATCACATTGTAGCTTCTAACAGTTTATATGGCGGAACTTACAATTTATTAAACGTGACTTTGCCAAGATTAGGCATCACCACAACATTTGTAGATCCATCAAATCCAGAAAATTTCTTAAATGCAGCTCAAGAAAATACCCGAGTGTTCTTCGCCGAAAGTTTAGGAAATCCAAAATTAGATGTACTCGATTTAAAAGCCATTTCAAAAGCCGCACAAACCTACAAAGTGCCTTTTATTGTGGATAACACAGTGGTAACACCCTTTTTGCTGAACCCAATCGAACACGGAGCAAACATCGTTATTCACTCGTTAACCAAATACATCGGTGGAAACGGAACTTCTCTTGGAGGTGTTATCATCGATGCAGGAAATTTCGATTGGAGCAACGGAAAATTCCCAGAATTCACAGAACCTTCAGCAGGTTATCACGGATTGAAATATTATGAAGTTTTAGGTGCAGCTTCATTTATTGCAAAAGTTAGAATCGAAGGCTTACGCGATTTAGGAGCTGCTTTAAGTCCGTTCAATGCATTTCAAATTATTCAAGGTTTGGAAACTTTAGCAATTCGAATCAAAAAACACAGTGAGAATGCTTTAGAATTAGCGAAATGGTTACAAAAACGTTCTGAAGTGGCTTGGGTAAATTATCCTGGATTGATTTCCTCAAAATATTACAATTTAGCCCAGCAATACTTACCAGAAGGACAAAGTGGTATCGTAACTTTTGGATTAAAAGGCGGTTATGAAGCCGCTAAAAAAGTAGCTGATGACACTCAATTTTTCTCTTTATTGGCAAATATTGGCGATACAAAATCATTGATTATTCATCCTGCAAGTACAACGCACCAACAATTGTCAGAAGAACAACAAATTGCAACCGGAGTAACGAAAGATTTAATTCGTTTATCAGTTGGATTAGAAGATATTGAAGATTTGAAAGCCGATTTACAAAGTGTTTTCGAAAAATTGCCAGTTCAAAATTTAGTTTAG
- a CDS encoding T9SS-dependent choice-of-anchor J family protein — MIKKLLSLSFLLVSLTFQAQNLISEGFDTFANLAGLGWTTTNQSLPLGASTWAQGGGTAFTTGGQAGGTTSFTLCNFNSTTGAGTISNWLITPTISLQNGDVITFYSRAGGTGTGTIYPDRLEMRLNSTDVAASGNPVGDASVGAFTTLAVSINPTLTTSGYPFTWTQYSYTVSGLTGVVPCKVGFRYFVTNGGPSGANSNIIGLDTFSVDRPLSSDSFFKNNFSFYPNPVNNVLNISVKNEMTINNLSITDLNGRVVSSSSTAINSIDVSDLSSGVYFISIETNEGKGTAKFVKN; from the coding sequence ATGATTAAAAAATTACTTTCTTTAAGCTTTTTGTTAGTGTCACTAACATTTCAAGCACAAAATTTAATTAGTGAAGGTTTTGATACGTTTGCTAATTTAGCAGGATTAGGTTGGACAACTACTAATCAAAGTCTTCCATTAGGAGCTTCAACTTGGGCACAAGGTGGGGGAACTGCATTTACTACAGGGGGCCAAGCAGGAGGTACTACTTCATTTACATTGTGTAATTTTAATAGCACAACAGGGGCTGGAACAATTAGTAATTGGTTAATTACACCTACAATTAGCCTTCAAAATGGGGATGTAATTACTTTTTATTCTCGTGCAGGAGGAACAGGTACAGGAACAATTTATCCTGATAGATTAGAGATGAGATTAAATTCTACTGATGTTGCAGCGTCTGGAAATCCAGTAGGTGATGCTAGCGTTGGGGCTTTTACGACATTGGCGGTTTCTATAAACCCAACTTTAACTACTTCAGGTTATCCATTTACTTGGACACAATATTCTTACACTGTTAGTGGTTTAACAGGGGTTGTGCCTTGTAAAGTTGGATTCAGATATTTTGTTACAAATGGAGGACCAAGTGGTGCTAATTCGAATATTATAGGACTGGATACTTTTTCAGTTGATAGACCTTTAAGTTCTGATTCTTTTTTCAAAAATAATTTTTCATTTTATCCTAATCCAGTAAATAATGTATTAAATATTTCTGTTAAAAACGAAATGACTATCAATAATTTATCGATTACGGATTTAAACGGAAGAGTAGTCTCTTCAAGTTCTACAGCAATTAATTCTATTGATGTTTCAGATTTATCTTCTGGAGTTTATTTCATTTCGATTGAAACAAATGAAGGAAAAGGTACGGCTAAATTTGTGAAAAATTAG
- the metK gene encoding methionine adenosyltransferase: MAYLFTSESVSEGHPDKVADQISDALIDNFLAFDPESKVACETLVTTGQVILAGEVKSNTYLDVQTIARDVIKKIGYTKSEYMFEANSCGVLSAIHEQSADINQGVDRASKEEQGAGDQGMMFGYATNETAEFMPLALKLSHQLLQDLADLRRENNEITYLRPDAKSQVTLEYSDDNKPVRIDAIVVSTQHDDFADEPTMLAKIKKDIIEILIPRVIAKNPQYAHLFNDAIKYHINPTGKFVIGGPHGDTGLTGRKIIVDTYGGKGAHGGGAFSGKDPSKVDRSAAYATRHIAKNLVAAGVADEILVQVSYAIGVAEPTSINVNTYGTAKVNLTDGEISKVVESIFDMRPYFIEQRLKLRNPIYSETAAYGHMGRTPETVTKTFSAPGGLTKTVSVELFTWEKLDFVDKVKAAFKI, encoded by the coding sequence ATGGCTTATTTATTTACGTCAGAATCAGTGAGTGAAGGACATCCTGACAAAGTTGCAGATCAAATTTCAGACGCATTAATTGATAACTTTTTAGCATTTGACCCTGAGTCAAAAGTAGCTTGTGAAACATTAGTTACAACAGGACAGGTGATTTTAGCTGGAGAAGTAAAATCTAATACTTATTTAGATGTACAAACAATTGCAAGAGATGTAATCAAAAAGATTGGTTACACAAAAAGCGAATATATGTTTGAAGCAAATTCATGTGGTGTTTTATCAGCTATTCATGAGCAATCTGCTGACATCAATCAAGGAGTTGACAGAGCAAGTAAAGAAGAGCAAGGTGCTGGTGACCAAGGAATGATGTTTGGCTACGCTACAAATGAAACTGCTGAATTCATGCCGTTAGCATTAAAATTATCTCATCAATTATTACAAGATTTAGCTGATTTAAGAAGAGAAAACAACGAAATCACCTACTTACGTCCAGACGCAAAATCACAAGTTACTTTAGAATATTCTGATGACAACAAACCGGTTCGTATTGATGCTATTGTGGTTTCTACACAACATGATGATTTTGCTGACGAACCAACAATGTTAGCAAAAATTAAAAAAGATATTATCGAAATTTTGATTCCGAGAGTGATTGCTAAAAATCCGCAATATGCTCATTTATTTAACGATGCCATTAAATACCACATTAACCCAACAGGAAAATTCGTTATTGGAGGACCTCACGGCGATACTGGTTTAACAGGAAGAAAAATTATTGTAGATACTTATGGAGGAAAAGGAGCGCATGGTGGTGGTGCATTCTCAGGAAAAGATCCATCTAAAGTAGACCGCTCAGCTGCATATGCTACACGTCATATTGCTAAAAACTTAGTTGCTGCTGGTGTAGCTGACGAAATTTTAGTACAAGTTTCTTATGCAATTGGAGTTGCTGAGCCAACATCAATCAACGTAAACACTTATGGAACTGCAAAAGTGAACTTAACCGACGGAGAAATCAGTAAAGTAGTAGAAAGCATTTTTGATATGCGTCCGTACTTTATTGAACAACGTTTAAAGCTTAGAAATCCAATCTACAGCGAAACTGCAGCATACGGACACATGGGAAGAACTCCAGAAACCGTAACCAAAACATTTTCTGCTCCAGGTGGTTTAACAAAAACTGTTTCTGTTGAATTGTTTACTTGGGAAAAATTAGATTTTGTTGACAAAGTAAAAGCTGCTTTTAAGATTTAA
- a CDS encoding carboxypeptidase-like regulatory domain-containing protein — protein sequence MKKIILLLLMALSTSAFSQNIRFEGTVKDTTGVGLDMANIMAINQQTKAMDAYAITNEAGKFILNLKANTAYTIKASYIGFQSFEKTVNTTASNMNFPITLKEGTVLNDVEVVHEMPVTISGDTIIYNSDSFTNGTERKLEDVLKKLPGVEVNKDGEIEIEGKKVQKVMVEGKDFFDGDTKLATKNIPADALDKIQVLRNYNEVSNLKGLENNEESIALNIKLKEGKKNFWFGDMTAGIGVGHEEERYIINPKLFYYNPKYSLNIIGNKNNIGELPLTAQDYFKFTGGFKNMMRKGGSSFNVTSNDLGILGLRNNQAANIESTFGAANFSFNPTKAWTLSGFGILLGNKTEIETTNISNRIDNLPDGTSQTITETRQDFTRQDSKQALLKLSSSYVPSEKMHFDYDALVKFSDQKENSSVFSNLLSDIYTNKKQNPFSLNQNLNYYYTLNDKHVFAAEFQHLFQEEDPFYNANLETQPFVLSGYNGTQLRDDVNQSRFVKTNKLDSKFDYYYMVTPKSNINLTLGNTYSYQNFNSSIFQILDDGSQNNLSAVENSNDVNYSFNDVFLGVHYKFLLGKFTFNPGFSVHQYNMNDEQLGTSNKQSFNRILPDVYALWQIKKSETLTYNYSLSNNFTDINRLAQGYVFSNYNSLFSGNRFLENSTSQVHSLRYFKYNMFNFENIFANISYSKQVDAIKNKSLLTGVNQVSSAVNINSSFADESLSGSGNYGRSFAKYYKANIRASLNWNKFNNIRVYPDSDTDPNNNPTEIQTTESFNQSYTIGFSTNYKTIPNLGLSYNYSISDNFSDVIYTDSPSLTLEYYFLDAFSFTSEYNFYHNYNKSKTIDSEYDFLTASLIYQKKDSKWEWKLSGTNLLDTKSLDTNSFSQLGGTSNFSSYRVQPRFLILSLKYNL from the coding sequence ATGAAAAAAATAATATTATTACTTTTAATGGCACTTTCTACAAGTGCCTTTTCTCAAAATATCCGTTTTGAAGGTACTGTTAAAGATACTACAGGTGTTGGTTTAGATATGGCTAATATTATGGCGATAAATCAGCAAACAAAAGCAATGGATGCTTATGCAATCACCAACGAAGCTGGAAAATTTATATTGAATTTAAAAGCGAATACGGCATATACCATTAAAGCAAGTTATATTGGTTTCCAATCTTTTGAAAAAACAGTAAATACGACAGCTTCAAATATGAATTTCCCGATTACTTTAAAAGAAGGGACAGTGTTAAATGATGTCGAAGTAGTACATGAAATGCCTGTAACCATTTCGGGCGATACCATAATTTATAATTCAGATTCATTTACGAATGGAACCGAACGAAAATTAGAAGATGTACTAAAAAAATTGCCTGGTGTTGAAGTAAATAAAGATGGTGAAATTGAAATTGAAGGGAAAAAAGTGCAAAAAGTAATGGTCGAAGGAAAAGATTTTTTTGATGGCGACACCAAATTAGCTACTAAAAATATTCCAGCGGATGCATTAGATAAAATCCAAGTTTTACGAAATTACAACGAAGTTTCTAATCTTAAAGGATTGGAAAACAACGAAGAAAGTATTGCTTTGAATATTAAATTAAAAGAAGGTAAAAAGAATTTTTGGTTTGGAGACATGACCGCAGGAATTGGTGTTGGACATGAAGAAGAACGCTATATCATCAATCCAAAATTGTTTTATTACAATCCAAAATACAGTTTAAACATTATTGGAAATAAAAACAATATTGGCGAGTTACCATTAACAGCACAAGATTATTTTAAGTTCACGGGCGGATTTAAAAACATGATGCGCAAAGGTGGTTCTTCGTTTAATGTAACTTCAAATGATTTGGGTATATTAGGACTTCGTAATAATCAAGCCGCAAATATTGAGTCTACTTTTGGAGCTGCAAATTTTAGTTTTAATCCTACTAAAGCATGGACATTAAGTGGTTTTGGAATTTTATTGGGAAACAAAACGGAGATTGAAACTACAAACATTTCTAATCGTATCGACAATTTGCCAGATGGCACTTCGCAAACGATCACAGAAACACGTCAAGATTTTACCCGTCAGGACAGTAAGCAAGCGTTGTTGAAATTAAGTTCAAGTTATGTACCTTCCGAAAAAATGCATTTTGATTATGATGCTTTGGTAAAATTTTCTGACCAAAAAGAGAATTCAAGTGTGTTTTCTAATTTGCTTTCGGATATTTATACGAATAAAAAACAAAATCCTTTTTCGTTAAACCAAAACTTGAATTACTATTATACATTAAATGACAAACATGTTTTTGCGGCAGAATTTCAACATTTATTTCAAGAAGAAGACCCTTTTTATAATGCCAATTTAGAAACGCAACCTTTTGTTTTGTCTGGATATAATGGAACGCAGTTAAGAGATGATGTTAACCAAAGTCGTTTTGTGAAAACCAATAAATTAGACTCAAAATTTGATTATTATTATATGGTTACACCAAAAAGTAACATTAACTTGACTTTAGGAAACACCTATTCATATCAAAATTTCAATTCTTCGATTTTTCAAATATTAGATGATGGTTCGCAAAATAATTTGTCAGCTGTAGAAAATTCAAACGATGTAAATTATTCGTTTAATGATGTTTTTCTTGGGGTTCATTATAAGTTTTTGTTAGGAAAATTCACTTTCAACCCTGGATTCAGTGTGCATCAATACAATATGAATGACGAGCAATTAGGAACTTCAAACAAGCAATCGTTTAATAGGATTTTACCAGATGTTTATGCGCTTTGGCAAATTAAAAAATCGGAAACATTAACCTATAATTATTCATTATCAAATAATTTTACTGATATAAATAGATTAGCTCAAGGCTATGTGTTTTCTAATTATAACAGTTTATTTAGTGGTAATAGATTCTTAGAAAATTCTACTTCGCAAGTGCATTCTTTGCGTTATTTTAAGTATAACATGTTTAATTTTGAGAATATTTTTGCAAACATTTCATATTCCAAACAAGTGGATGCAATTAAGAATAAATCATTATTGACAGGAGTTAACCAAGTTTCTTCTGCAGTTAATATTAATTCTTCTTTTGCAGATGAATCGTTGTCAGGTAGTGGAAATTATGGTCGTTCATTCGCAAAATATTACAAAGCAAATATAAGAGCAAGTTTGAATTGGAATAAGTTTAACAACATTCGTGTTTATCCAGATTCTGATACGGATCCAAATAATAATCCAACAGAAATTCAAACTACAGAATCGTTTAATCAAAGTTATACTATTGGTTTTTCGACGAATTATAAAACAATTCCAAATCTGGGTTTATCCTATAATTATTCTATTAGCGACAATTTTTCTGATGTAATTTATACAGATAGTCCTTCGTTAACCTTAGAGTATTATTTCTTAGATGCTTTTTCGTTTACTTCTGAGTATAATTTTTATCACAATTACAACAAATCTAAAACCATTGATAGTGAGTATGATTTCTTAACGGCAAGTTTAATTTATCAGAAAAAAGACAGTAAATGGGAATGGAAATTATCAGGAACAAATTTATTAGATACAAAATCGTTAGATACTAATAGTTTTAGTCAATTGGGAGGAACTAGTAATTTTTCAAGTTATCGAGTGCAACCTAGATTTTTAATTTTAAGTTTGAAGTATAATTTATAG
- a CDS encoding GLPGLI family protein: MKKIIIASILMIAGFVQAQNFQGMAVYESKTSTAEFAKGISGNKEITPEMQKQIEERMKKMFEKTFILNFDKSASIYKEEEKLDAPGEQGGRRMMASMMGGGGTHYKNVKDKQFIVDREFFGKEFLIKDSLPKYDWKMEGESKQIGNYTCFKATAVVKVNESDFRNFRFRNRDKKETEAKTETVKDTTKANKTNFTEDWEMPKENTITAWYCPEIPVNQGPENYWGLPGLILEVNDGKTVMLCTKIVMNTKDKVEIKPVTKGKEVTQTEYNDIVKKKMEEMQEMNSGPGGQQRGGFRMSR, encoded by the coding sequence ATGAAAAAAATAATTATTGCTTCAATATTAATGATAGCTGGGTTTGTACAAGCTCAGAATTTTCAAGGAATGGCAGTTTATGAATCTAAAACAAGTACAGCTGAATTTGCAAAAGGAATTAGTGGGAATAAAGAAATTACACCCGAAATGCAAAAGCAAATTGAAGAGCGAATGAAAAAAATGTTTGAAAAAACTTTTATTTTAAATTTTGATAAATCAGCTTCTATTTATAAAGAAGAAGAAAAATTAGATGCACCAGGAGAACAAGGCGGAAGAAGAATGATGGCCTCGATGATGGGCGGTGGTGGAACACATTATAAAAATGTAAAAGACAAACAATTTATTGTAGATAGAGAATTTTTTGGAAAAGAATTTTTAATTAAAGATTCGTTGCCAAAATACGATTGGAAAATGGAAGGGGAATCAAAGCAAATTGGGAATTATACTTGTTTTAAAGCTACTGCAGTTGTAAAAGTAAATGAATCAGATTTTAGAAATTTTAGATTTAGAAATCGCGATAAAAAAGAAACTGAAGCTAAAACAGAAACCGTAAAAGATACTACCAAAGCAAATAAAACCAATTTTACCGAAGACTGGGAAATGCCAAAAGAAAATACCATTACTGCATGGTATTGTCCAGAAATCCCTGTAAATCAAGGGCCGGAAAATTATTGGGGTTTACCTGGGTTAATTTTAGAAGTTAATGATGGAAAAACGGTTATGTTGTGTACAAAAATTGTTATGAATACTAAAGATAAAGTTGAAATTAAACCCGTAACTAAAGGAAAAGAAGTTACTCAAACAGAATACAACGATATTGTAAAGAAAAAAATGGAGGAAATGCAAGAGATGAATTCTGGGCCCGGAGGTCAACAACGTGGTGGATTTAGAATGAGTAGATAA